The genomic window CGATCTACTGCTTCCGCCGCAGCGTGCTGGCGCCCGCCCTCCGGCGGCTGAGCCCCGAGAACGCCCAGGGCGAGTACTACCTGACCGACGTGATCGAGGTGCTGCACGACGCCGGCTACCCGGTGTTCTCCCTGCTCGCCGGCGACCCGCTGGAGGCGGCCGGCGTCAACGACCGGGCCCAGCTGGCCGTGGCGGAGGCCGAGCTGCGCAACCGGACCAACCGCATGTGGCTGGAGCGGGGCGTCACCATGCTCGACCCGGCTCGCACGTACATCGACGCCACCGTCGAGCTGGGCACCGACGTCACCCTCTTCCCGGGCACCGTGCTCCAGGGCCGGACGGTCGTGGCCGCCGGGGCCCAGCTGGGCCCGGACTGCCGGCTGGTGGACTGCGCCGTGGCCGAGGGCGCGGTGGTGGAGCACACCGTCGGCCGCCAGGCCGAGATCGGGGCGGACGCCCGGGTCGGCCCGTTCGCGTCGCTGGCGCCCGGGTCCCGGGTCGAGCCGGGGACGGTCACCGGGCCGTTCTTCTCGGCCGTCCCGCACGTGCAGGAGCGCCCGTGACGACGCTCGAGGTCGTCCCCACCAAGCGGCTCGAGCTCTACTCGGGGCGGGCCCACCGGTCCCTGGCCGAGGAGATCGCCGCCCACCTCGGCGTGCGCCTGGGCGAGCCGAACCTGCGGCAGTTCCCGAACGGCGAGATCCACTGCCGGTTCAACGAGTCGGTGCGGGGCGCCGACGTGTTCATCATCCAGACCCACTCGGGCCCGGTGAACGACTCGATCATGGAGCAGTGCATCATGATCGACGCCGCCAAGCGGGCGTCGGCCAAGCGGGTCACCGCAGTCTGCCCCTACTACGGGTACTCCCGCCAGGACCGCAAGGCCGAGGGCCGCGAGCCGATCACCGCCAAGCTCGTCTCCGATCTCCTGCAGGCGGCGGGCGCCAACCGGGTGGTGAGCGTCGACCTCCACTCGGGGCAGATCCAGGGATTCTTCGACGGGCCCGTCGACCACCTCACGGCCATGCCCGTGCAGGTGGAGTACCTGCTCGGCCACGATCCCGAGGGCATGGTGATCGTGGCGCCCGACGCCGGCCGGGTGAAGGTGGCGGAGAAGTTCGCCCAGCGCCTGCGCGCCGACCTGGCCATCGTCCACAAGAAGCGGTCCTCCGGGGTGGTGGAGGCGCGCGAGGTCATCGGCGACGTGGCCGGGCGGCGGTGCGTCCTCATCGACGACATGATCGACACGGCCGGCACCATCGTGGCGGCCGCCGAGATCCTCACCAGCCGGGGCGCCGGCGAGGTGTGGGCCATGGCCACCCACGGGGTCCTCTCCGACCCCGCCGTCGACCGCCTGAAGAACTCGCCCATCGCCCGGGTGGTGGTCACCAACACCCTCCCGGTGCCCCCCGAGAAGCAGATCGACAAGCTGGAGGTGCTCTCGGTCGCCGGGATCATCGCCGACGCCCTCGACGCCGTGTTCGAGGATGCCTCCGTGTCCGACATCTTCGGCGGCGACAACCAGTCGTGAACGACGGCCCCCGAGGGGCCGAGGCGAGCGACCAGCACGGCACGGAGCCGCTCGGTGCCGCCCGGGGGTTGGGCGGATGCTGGTGCCGCACGGACGGTCGGTAGACTCCCGGGATGGCCGAGATCACCCTTTCCGCCGACAGCGGGCGCGCCCTGGGGTCGCGCTCGTCGGGCCGCCTCCGCGCCGCCGGCAAGATCCCCGGCGTGGTGTACGGGCACGGCATCGAGCCGCTGCCCGTCGCCGTGGACGCCCGCGCCCTGCGCGCCGCCCTCACCACCGACTCGGGGCTGAACGCCCTGCTCAACATCGAGGTGGACGGGGCGTCGCACCTCACCCTGGCACGCGAGCTCCAGCGTCACCCCGTGCGCCACACCGTCGTGCACGTCGACTTCCAGGTCGTGCGCCGCGACGAGGTGATCTCCGCCGAGGTCCCCCTGGCGCTGGTCGGCGAGGCCGAGAAGGTGCACCGGGGCGACGGGGTGGTGGAGCAGCAGCTGTTCGGCCTCACGGTGCACGCCGTGCCGGCGCGGATCCCCAACAGCATCGAGATCGACATCAGCGGGCTGGCCATCGGCGACACCGTGCGCGTCGGCGACCTGCCCCTGCCGTCGGGCGTCACCACCGACACCGACCCGGAGGTGACGGTCGTGGTCGCCCAGCCGCCTCAGGTGTCCGACGCCGACCTGATGACCGAGGCCGAGCAGGAGGCCGCCCAGGAGGCCGAGGCCGCCCAGGCCGAGGCCGAGGCCGAGGGTGGCGAGGCACCCACCGCGGCGTCCGAGGGCGGCGAGGGCTAGCACCTGGCCGGGCCCCGAACGGGCACCCCCGCCGACCTCCTGGCCGTCGGCCTGGGCAACCCGGGCACGCAGTACGCCGGTACCCGCCACAACGCCGGGGCCGACGTCGTCGCCCTCCTGGCCGCCCGCCACGGCGGCCGGTTGCGCAAGGGCCGGGAGCTGGCGCTGGTCGACGAGGTGCGGGTGGGCGGCCGCCGCCTGGCCCTGGCCTTCCCGCAGACGTACATGAACGAGTCGGGCATGGCGGTGGCGCCCCTCGTCCGCCGCTTCGGCATCGACGACCTCACCCGGCTGGTGGTGGTCCACGACGAGCTGGACCTGCCGGTCGGCCGCATCCGGGTCAAGGTGGGCGGCGGGCTGGCCGGCCACAACGGGCTGAAGTCGATCAAGGCCCACCTGCACACCGACGCCTTCTGCCGGGTGCGCATCGGCATCGGCAAGCCGCCGGGCCGGCGCCAGGGCGTGGACCACGTGCTGCGGGCGCCGGGCAAGGCGGAGCGCGAGCTGCTGGCCGTCGCCGTGGAGGAGGCGGCCGACGCCGTCGAGGCCGTCCTGGCCGAGGGCCCGGCGGCCGCCATGAACCGCTTCAACGCCGCCCCCGCCTGATTCACCTCGCGCCGGCGCGCCAGCAGGTGGCGCTCAATCGCGAGGTGAGCGCATGGCGTGGGCCGCCGTAGCCTTGTCCCGGTGAGCCTGCGGTCCCTCCCGTCGCTGCTGCGCGCCGATCCGACCCTCACCGCCGTGGCCGGACGGAGGACGGCGGTGCTGGCCGTCCCCCAGCCGGCCCGGGCGTTCACGGTCGCCGGGCTGGCCCAGCTGTCCGACCGCCACCCCCTGGTGGTGGCGCTGCCCACGGCGACCGACGCCGAGCGGCTGGCGGCCGACGTGCGGGCCTTCCTGGGCGACGACTCGGTCGACACCTTCCCGGCGTGGGAGACGCTCCCCTTCGAGCGGGTGAGCCCCAGCGTGGAGACCATGGGCCGGCGCCTGCGGGCCATGTGGCGGCTGCGCAACCCGGACCGCATGCCCCGGGTCCTCGTGGCGCCGGTCAAGGCGCTGGTCCAGCGGCTCGGGCCCCACGTGGAGGCGGCCGAGCCCGTCGTCCTGGCGCCCGGCGACCGGGTCGATCCCGAGGAGCTGGTCGCCCGCCTGGTGGGCGCCGGCTACCGGCGGGAGTACCAGGTCGAGCACCGGGGGGAGGTCGCCGTGCGGGGCTCGATCGTCGACGTGTTCCCGTCCACCGCCGACGTCCCCGTCCGCGTCGACCTGTGGGGCGACGAGGTCGACCGCCTCACCGAGTTCGCGGTGGCCGACCAGCGCTCGACGGCCGACGTGGAGGGGGTCGAGATCTTCGCCTGCCGGGAGCTGCTGCCCACACCCGAGGTGCGGGAGCGGGCGGCCCGGCTGGTGGGCGCCGAGCCGTGGGGCCGCGAGCAGTGGGAGCGGCTGGCCGAGGGCCTGGTGTTCGACGGCATGGAGTCGTGGCTGCCGTGGCTCACCGAGGGCGAGCACCTCCTGCCCGACCTGGTCGAAGAGGACGCCCAGGTGCTGCTGGTCGAGCCTCGCCGCATGCGCGACCGGGCCGCCGAGCTGCTGGACGAGGAGGCCGCCCTGGCCGGCACCCCAGGTGCTGGCCAGGGTGCCGGCGACCGCTCCTTCCCCCCGCTCCACCTGCCCTTTGACCGCCTGCTGGCCCACACCAGGGCGCCGGTGTGGTCGGTCACCGGCACCGCCGAGGGCCCCGGCACGCCGACGCTCGCCGCCACCGGCTGGGACCCCGTGGTGGGCGACGGGTCGCGCCTGGCCAAGCAGCTCACCGACCTGGTGGGCGACGGGTTCCGGGTCGTCGTGGCGGCCGACGGCGAGGGCACGGCGGCCCGCATCACCGGCCGCCTGCGGGACGAGGCGGTGGGCGGCGTCGAGGTGGTGGTGGCGCCCCTGGAGCGGGGGTTCGTCCTGCCGTCGATCAAGCTGGCCGTGCTGGGCGAGAGCGACGTCACCGGCCGCCGCCGCCCCCACCGCCGCCCCCGGGCCCGCCCCCGGGCCAGCGATGGCTTCTTCGACGACCTGGCGCCCGGCGACCACGTCGTTCACCACAGCCACGGCGTCGCCCGCTACGGCGGCATGGTGAAGCGGTCGATGGGCGGCGCCGAGCGCGACTACCTCCTGCTCGAGTACCGCGGCGGCGACAAGCTGTACGTCCCCTCCGACCAGATCGACCTGGTGCGCCCCTACACGGGCGGCGAGTCGCCCACCCTGCACAAGCTGGGCGGGGTGGACTGGGGGCGGAGCAAGGCCAAGGTCCGCTCGGCCGTGCGGGAGATCGCCCAGGAGCTCATCGTCCTGTACCGCCGGCGGGTCACCAGCACGGGCCACGCCTTCGACCCGGACACGCCGTGGCAGCACGAGCTGGAGCAGTCGTTCCCGTACACCGAGACCCCCGACCAGCTGAAGGCCATCGAGGAGGTCAAGGCCGACATGGAGGAGCCGGTCCCGATGGACCGGCTGGTGTGCGGCGACGTGGGCTTCGGCAAGACCGAGGTGGCGCTGCGCGCCGTGTTCAAGGCGGTGCAGGACGGCAAGCAGGCGGCCGTGCTGGTCCCCACCACCCTCCTGGCCCAGCAGCACTACGCCACCTTCTCGGACCGCTTCGCCGGCTACCCGGTGCGCGTCGAGGTCCTGTCCCGCTTCCTGACGGGCCCCCAGGCCAAGAAGGTCACCGACGGCCTGAAGGACGGGACGGTGGACGTGGTGATCGGCACCCACCGCCTCCTGAGCGCAGACATCGTCTTCAAGGACCTCGGCCTGCTGGTGGTGGACGAGGAGCAGCGCTTCGGCGTCAGCCACAAGGAGTCCATCAAGAAGCTGCGGGCCGACGTGGACGTGCTCACGCTCACGGCCACGCCCATCCCCCGGACGCTGGAGATGAGCCTCACCGGCATCCGCGACCTCACCCTGCTCAACACGCCCCCGGCCGACCGCCAGCCCATCCTCACCTACGTCGGCGAGTACGACGAGCGGGCGGTGGCCGAGGCCGTCCGGCGCGAGCTGCTGCGCGAAGGACAGGTCTTCTTCGTGCACAACCGGGTGGCCGACATCGAGCACGTGGCCCGCGACCTGCGCCACCTGGTGCCCGAGGCCCGCATCGCCGTCGCCCACGGCCAAATGGACGAGGGGACGCTGGAGCGGGTCGTGCTCGACTTCTGGGAGGGCGCCTTCGACGTCCTCGTCTGCACCACGATCATCGAGTCCGGGATCGACATGCCCACCGTCAACACGCTGGTGGTCGACCGGGCCGACCTGCTGGGGCTGGGCCAGCTCCACCAGCTCAGGGGCCGGGTGGGGCGGGCCGGCTCCCGGGCGTACGCCTACCTGTTCTTCCCACCCGACCGCTCGCTGTCGGAGCAGGCCTACGAGCGGCTGAGGACGATCGGCGAGCACACCGAGCTGGGGTCGGGCTTCAAGATCGCCATGCGGGACCTGGAGATCCGGGGCGCCGGCAACCTGCTGGGCGCCGACCAGACCGGCCACATCGCGGCGGTCGGCTACGACCTGTACGTGCAGCTGGTGAGCGAGGCGGTGGCCGAGCTCAAGGGCGAGAAGCCCCGCGAGCCGGCCGAGGTCAAGCTCGACCTGCCGGTGACGGCCAACCTGCCGCCCGACTACGTGGCCCGCGAGGACCTGCGCCTGGAGGCGTACCGGCGCCTCTCCACGGTCACCAGCCACGCCGAGGTGGACGACATCCGGGCCGAGTGGCTGGACCGCTACGGCCCCCTGCCCCCGCCGGCCGAGGCCCTCCTGGCCGTCGGGCGCCTCCGCGCCGAGTGCGTGCGCACCGGGGTGCGGGAGGTGAACGTCGCCCGCGACGTCATCCGCCTCAGCCCGCTCGCCCTCAGGACGAGCCAGGCCATCCGCCTCAGGCGGCTGTTCCCGCGGGCCGTGTTCAAGGAGGACCTGCGCCAGCTGGTCGTGCCCGTCGTGCGGGGCGCCGAGCCGGTGGACGCCGTCCTCTCCCTGCTGGGCACGCTCGTCCCCCCGGGCGACGAGAGCCCGGCGGCGGGTGCCACGGCGTAGGATCCCGGCCCGTGAAGCGCCTCGCCGCCCTGGTCGTGGCATCCGTCGCCGTGGTCGGCGGCTGCGGCACCTTCGACACCTACGCGGCCGAGGTGAACGGCCAGCGCATCACCCAGGAGGAGCTCAACCGCGAGCTCGAGGCGATCCTCGAGAACGAGGACTACCTGGAGCAGGTCGACCAGGGCTTCGCCAGCCGCGGCGGGGAGCCGGCCGTCGGCGAGGGGCGGGGCACGTTCAACACGGTGTTCGTGGCCGCCGTGCTCGACCGCCGCATCGGGTTCGAGCTGATCCACCAGGAGGTCGTGCGGCGCAAGATCCCGATCTCGGCCGAGCGGCGCCGGGAGACGCAGGCGAACCTGGAGGAATCGTACGGCAAGGAGATCTTCCGGGCCTTCCCGAAGGGGTACCGGGAGGACCTGGTGCGGATCTTCTCCGAGGTGGCGGCCCTCCAGGAGGCGCTGGGCGAGGCCGAGGTCGACGACGCCGCCGTCCGATCGTTCTACGAGGAGAACCCCGACGCGTTCCAGCAGTCGTGCGTGCGCCACATCCTGGTGGACAGCCAGGCCAAGGCGGCCGAGCTCAAGGCGCGCATCGCCGCCGGCGAGGACTTCGCCGCCGTCGCCATGGCGGAGTCCACCGACAACCAGGTGCCGAACGGCAGCGCCCAGCAGGGCGGCGACCTGGGCTGCGTCGCCCGGGGAAGCCTGGTCCCCGAGTTCGAGGCGGCCATGGACGACCTCGTGCCCGGCCAGGTGAGCGACCCCGTCCAGACCCAGTTCGGCTACCACCTCATCGAGGTGCGCGAGCGCAAGGTGGTCTCGCTGGAGGAGGCCACGCCGCAGATCCGCCAGAGCCTCCAGTCGTCCCGGGCCGATCCGGTGCAGCAGTTCGTCAACCGGGCCCTGGCCGAGGCCGACATCAAGGTGAACCCGCGGTACGGGACGTTCGAGAAGGAGGGGGACAGCCCCGGCGTCAAGGCCCCCAAGCTGCTCGGCGCGCCCACCGAGCCGCAGCTCCCCGAGCCGACCCCCGGGCCTTGACGCTCGACCGCGCCGGGGCGCCGGCCCCCGCCTCGCCTGTGCCGGGGCCCCGGCCCCGCTCGACGCCGTGAACCGGCGGGTCGTGGTCGGCGGGCTCGGCCCGGCCGGCCCCGAGCTGCTCACCGCGGCCACGCTGGAGGCGGCCGGGCGGGCGCCTCGCACGTTCCTGCGCACCGCCCGCCACCCGGCCGCCGCCGCCTTCCCGTCCGCCGTCGCGTTCGACGACGTGTACGAGCGGTCGGCGACGCTGGACGAGGTGTACGCCGGCATCGTGGACGCCCTCGTCGAGGCGGCCGGCGAGGAGGGCGAGGTCCTGTACCTCGTCCCCGGGTCGCCGTCGGTGGCCGAGCGCACGGTCGAGCTGCTGCGGGACGACGACCGGGTGTCGGTGGTGGTGCTGCCCGCCCTGTCGTTCGTCGACCTGGCGTGGGACCGCCTGGGCGTCGACCCGGTGGCGGCCGGTGCCCGGCTGGTGGACGGCCGCCGCTTCGCCTCGGAGGCGGCCGGGGAGCGGGGCCCGCTGCTGGTCGCCCAGTGCGACTCGGCGCTCGTCCTCTCCGACATCAAGCTGGCGGTGGACGACCCGCCGCCGTCGCTCACCGTGCTCCAGCGCCTCGGCCTGCCCGACGAGCGGGTCCGGGAGGTGGCTTGGCACGACCTCGACCGGGAGGTCGAGGCCGACCACCTCACCTCCCTGTGGATCCCGTTGCTGGCCGCCCCCGTGGGCCGGGAGCTGGTCGCCTTCGCCGAGCTGGTCCGCACGCTGCGCCAGCGCTGCCCGTGGGACCGCGAGCAGACGCACGCCAGCCTCACCCGCCACCTGCTGGAGGAGGCGTACGAGACGGTCGAGGCCATCGAGGCGCTGGGCCGCACGGACGGGCCCGAAGGCATGGCCCACCTGGAGGAGGAGCTGGGCGACCTTTTGTTCCAGGTCTGCTTCCACGCCACGCTGGCCGCCGAGGAGGGCCACTTCACGCTGGCCGACGTCGCCCGGGGCATCTCCGACAAGCTGGTCCACCGCCACCCGCACGTGTTCGGCGCCGTAGAGGCCGGCACGGCCGCCGAGGTCATGGCCAACTGGGACCGCATCAAGACCGAGGAGAAGGGCCGCTCCAGCATCATGGAGGGGATCCCGTCGGCCCTCCCGTCGCTCCTCCACGCCGCCAAGGTCCAGCGCCGCGCCGCCTCCGCCGGCTTCGACTGGGAGTCGGTCGAGGGCGCCTACCCCAAGGTGGCCGAGGAGCTGGAGGAGCTGCGGGCGGAGCCGTCGGAGGAGGAGCTGGGCGACCTGCTCTTCGCGGTCGTGAACGTCGCCCGCCACCTCGGGCTCGACCCCGAGGCCGCCCTGCGGGGCGCCACCGTCAAGTTCCGGGACCGCTTCCGTGCCGTGGAGGCGTTGGCCGGGGACCGGGGCCTGGACCTGGCCGCCCTCGACCTCGACGGCCTCGACGCCCTCTGGGACGAGGTGAAGGCGGTCGCAGGGCCGACGGCGGGGCGGCCCGGCTGAGGCACGCCGTTCCGGCGGCAGGATCGGGCGCACAGCGGCCCTTCTCGCCGCCAGACGCGTCCGGCGGCCCGCCCGCCCGGGCCCCGGCGGGCGAACCCGGTCACGACGGCGGGCGGGCGGCGGTGACGAGCCAGGCCGACGACGCGAACTCGACGCCTCCGGGCCCCTCGGCGGCGGCGAGCGCAGCCCGCACCGATGCGAACGCCCGCTCCCGGTCGGCCGGCTCGAGGTCCTGGGTGAGTCCCTTCACGATGCCCATGGTCCGCACGAAGCCCCACGCGTCGTCGGCGTCGTCGCCCAGCCACACCGGCTCGTCCACCGGCTCGAGCTCGACGGCGCCGAACCCCGCCGCGCCCAGGACGGCGCGCACGTGGTCCTCACGCGCCAGGCCGAACGGCCCCGGGGCGTCGGCCGGCGGCTCGGGGAGCGCCCGGCCCAGGGCCAGCGCGTCGCGGATGGCGGTGACCCACTGGTTGCGCCCGAGGTCGCGCCACGCCAGGACGGCCAGCCGCCCGCCGGGGCGCAGGGCCCGCCCGATGTTGGCGAAGGCGGCCACCGGGTCGGCGAAGAACATGGCGCCGAAGCTGCTGATCGCGGCGTCGAAGGCGCCGTCGGCGAACGGGTGGACCTGCACGTCGGCCTGCTCGAACGACACGTTGGCGAGCCCCTCGGCCGCCGCCCGCCGCCGGGCCTCCTCGAGCATCTGCGACGACAGGTCCACGCCGAGCACCGGCCCCGGCGCGGCGACGCGGGCGGCGTCGCGCGTCGACCGGCCCGTGCCGCAGCCGACGTCGA from Acidimicrobiales bacterium includes these protein-coding regions:
- the pth gene encoding aminoacyl-tRNA hydrolase, with product MGNPGTQYAGTRHNAGADVVALLAARHGGRLRKGRELALVDEVRVGGRRLALAFPQTYMNESGMAVAPLVRRFGIDDLTRLVVVHDELDLPVGRIRVKVGGGLAGHNGLKSIKAHLHTDAFCRVRIGIGKPPGRRQGVDHVLRAPGKAERELLAVAVEEAADAVEAVLAEGPAAAMNRFNAAPA
- the mazG gene encoding nucleoside triphosphate pyrophosphohydrolase, producing the protein MNRRVVVGGLGPAGPELLTAATLEAAGRAPRTFLRTARHPAAAAFPSAVAFDDVYERSATLDEVYAGIVDALVEAAGEEGEVLYLVPGSPSVAERTVELLRDDDRVSVVVLPALSFVDLAWDRLGVDPVAAGARLVDGRRFASEAAGERGPLLVAQCDSALVLSDIKLAVDDPPPSLTVLQRLGLPDERVREVAWHDLDREVEADHLTSLWIPLLAAPVGRELVAFAELVRTLRQRCPWDREQTHASLTRHLLEEAYETVEAIEALGRTDGPEGMAHLEEELGDLLFQVCFHATLAAEEGHFTLADVARGISDKLVHRHPHVFGAVEAGTAAEVMANWDRIKTEEKGRSSIMEGIPSALPSLLHAAKVQRRAASAGFDWESVEGAYPKVAEELEELRAEPSEEELGDLLFAVVNVARHLGLDPEAALRGATVKFRDRFRAVEALAGDRGLDLAALDLDGLDALWDEVKAVAGPTAGRPG
- a CDS encoding peptidylprolyl isomerase encodes the protein MKRLAALVVASVAVVGGCGTFDTYAAEVNGQRITQEELNRELEAILENEDYLEQVDQGFASRGGEPAVGEGRGTFNTVFVAAVLDRRIGFELIHQEVVRRKIPISAERRRETQANLEESYGKEIFRAFPKGYREDLVRIFSEVAALQEALGEAEVDDAAVRSFYEENPDAFQQSCVRHILVDSQAKAAELKARIAAGEDFAAVAMAESTDNQVPNGSAQQGGDLGCVARGSLVPEFEAAMDDLVPGQVSDPVQTQFGYHLIEVRERKVVSLEEATPQIRQSLQSSRADPVQQFVNRALAEADIKVNPRYGTFEKEGDSPGVKAPKLLGAPTEPQLPEPTPGP
- a CDS encoding sugar phosphate nucleotidyltransferase, encoding MNRPLSAVVLAAGEGTRMKSSRPKPVHLLCGRPMVLHVIDSLGAVPVDRAVVVVGHGAERVTKALLEEAPARLRIDFVEQRVQRGTGDAASVALTAFPDDDADDGEIVVLPGDTPLLRPSTVADLLARHREKNAAATLLTTRMADPTGYGRVVRDKNDRVARIVEEADATPEERAIDEVNTSIYCFRRSVLAPALRRLSPENAQGEYYLTDVIEVLHDAGYPVFSLLAGDPLEAAGVNDRAQLAVAEAELRNRTNRMWLERGVTMLDPARTYIDATVELGTDVTLFPGTVLQGRTVVAAGAQLGPDCRLVDCAVAEGAVVEHTVGRQAEIGADARVGPFASLAPGSRVEPGTVTGPFFSAVPHVQERP
- a CDS encoding ribose-phosphate diphosphokinase, producing MTTLEVVPTKRLELYSGRAHRSLAEEIAAHLGVRLGEPNLRQFPNGEIHCRFNESVRGADVFIIQTHSGPVNDSIMEQCIMIDAAKRASAKRVTAVCPYYGYSRQDRKAEGREPITAKLVSDLLQAAGANRVVSVDLHSGQIQGFFDGPVDHLTAMPVQVEYLLGHDPEGMVIVAPDAGRVKVAEKFAQRLRADLAIVHKKRSSGVVEAREVIGDVAGRRCVLIDDMIDTAGTIVAAAEILTSRGAGEVWAMATHGVLSDPAVDRLKNSPIARVVVTNTLPVPPEKQIDKLEVLSVAGIIADALDAVFEDASVSDIFGGDNQS
- a CDS encoding 50S ribosomal protein L25, whose product is MAEITLSADSGRALGSRSSGRLRAAGKIPGVVYGHGIEPLPVAVDARALRAALTTDSGLNALLNIEVDGASHLTLARELQRHPVRHTVVHVDFQVVRRDEVISAEVPLALVGEAEKVHRGDGVVEQQLFGLTVHAVPARIPNSIEIDISGLAIGDTVRVGDLPLPSGVTTDTDPEVTVVVAQPPQVSDADLMTEAEQEAAQEAEAAQAEAEAEGGEAPTAASEGGEG
- the mfd gene encoding transcription-repair coupling factor; its protein translation is MSLRSLPSLLRADPTLTAVAGRRTAVLAVPQPARAFTVAGLAQLSDRHPLVVALPTATDAERLAADVRAFLGDDSVDTFPAWETLPFERVSPSVETMGRRLRAMWRLRNPDRMPRVLVAPVKALVQRLGPHVEAAEPVVLAPGDRVDPEELVARLVGAGYRREYQVEHRGEVAVRGSIVDVFPSTADVPVRVDLWGDEVDRLTEFAVADQRSTADVEGVEIFACRELLPTPEVRERAARLVGAEPWGREQWERLAEGLVFDGMESWLPWLTEGEHLLPDLVEEDAQVLLVEPRRMRDRAAELLDEEAALAGTPGAGQGAGDRSFPPLHLPFDRLLAHTRAPVWSVTGTAEGPGTPTLAATGWDPVVGDGSRLAKQLTDLVGDGFRVVVAADGEGTAARITGRLRDEAVGGVEVVVAPLERGFVLPSIKLAVLGESDVTGRRRPHRRPRARPRASDGFFDDLAPGDHVVHHSHGVARYGGMVKRSMGGAERDYLLLEYRGGDKLYVPSDQIDLVRPYTGGESPTLHKLGGVDWGRSKAKVRSAVREIAQELIVLYRRRVTSTGHAFDPDTPWQHELEQSFPYTETPDQLKAIEEVKADMEEPVPMDRLVCGDVGFGKTEVALRAVFKAVQDGKQAAVLVPTTLLAQQHYATFSDRFAGYPVRVEVLSRFLTGPQAKKVTDGLKDGTVDVVIGTHRLLSADIVFKDLGLLVVDEEQRFGVSHKESIKKLRADVDVLTLTATPIPRTLEMSLTGIRDLTLLNTPPADRQPILTYVGEYDERAVAEAVRRELLREGQVFFVHNRVADIEHVARDLRHLVPEARIAVAHGQMDEGTLERVVLDFWEGAFDVLVCTTIIESGIDMPTVNTLVVDRADLLGLGQLHQLRGRVGRAGSRAYAYLFFPPDRSLSEQAYERLRTIGEHTELGSGFKIAMRDLEIRGAGNLLGADQTGHIAAVGYDLYVQLVSEAVAELKGEKPREPAEVKLDLPVTANLPPDYVAREDLRLEAYRRLSTVTSHAEVDDIRAEWLDRYGPLPPPAEALLAVGRLRAECVRTGVREVNVARDVIRLSPLALRTSQAIRLRRLFPRAVFKEDLRQLVVPVVRGAEPVDAVLSLLGTLVPPGDESPAAGATA
- a CDS encoding class I SAM-dependent methyltransferase, which produces MRTIANVDMARAWDGEEGERWTAQADRYEAAGRRHDGRLTGAGLVASGDAVLDVGCGTGRSTRDAARVAAPGPVLGVDLSSQMLEEARRRAAAEGLANVSFEQADVQVHPFADGAFDAAISSFGAMFFADPVAAFANIGRALRPGGRLAVLAWRDLGRNQWVTAIRDALALGRALPEPPADAPGPFGLAREDHVRAVLGAAGFGAVELEPVDEPVWLGDDADDAWGFVRTMGIVKGLTQDLEPADRERAFASVRAALAAAEGPGGVEFASSAWLVTAARPPS